Proteins from one Triticum aestivum cultivar Chinese Spring chromosome 7A, IWGSC CS RefSeq v2.1, whole genome shotgun sequence genomic window:
- the LOC123149166 gene encoding BTB/POZ and MATH domain-containing protein 1-like, with translation MAQKSVKPSRNHLSDQKSFRYLPLLPAMASAIAAWRGRREIVSPVILIYDPNVVDSRGLSTFVALRLIFLSEPPASAVRTTLRACLVDQRGVPKPSHEVSQRITFKKPQDSSERIKLEGLGYVKDDSFSVQCTLDVLKEIGEETALEELHLPSSDLHLQLAQLLQSETGADVTFLVSGESFSAHKLIVAARSPVFMAEFFGDMKEKCSQCVEIKDMDAEVFKALLQFIYTDTMPELRQREWDAEDEAEYEQQEEADAKAATVMAQHLLAAADRYGLDRLKHICAGKLSSSINVDTAATTLALAEQHNCPELKTRCVQFIIRTPATLDAVLATEGYKHLEASCPLVVIDLLKAAHGRKI, from the coding sequence ATGGCTCAAAAATCAGTAAAACCCTCCAGAAATCATCTCTCCGATCAGAAAAGTTTCCGCTATTTGCCGTTATTGCCCGCTATGGCCTCCGCTATAGCTGCTTGGAGAGGCCGCCGTGAAATCGTTTCTCCCGTGATTTTAATCTATGATCCAAACGTCGTGGACTCGAGGGGTTTGAGCACGTTCGTGGCGCTCCGTCTTATCTTTCTCAGTGAACCACCAGCCAGCGCTGTGAGGACGACTCTTCGCGCTTGCTTGGTTGATCAGAGAGGAGTGCCTAAGCCATCCCATGAAGTTTCTCAGAGAATAACATTCAAGAAGCCCCAAGATAGCTCAGAGAGAATTAAGCTAGAAGGATTGGGATATGTCAAGGATGACTCTTTTAGTGTGCAGTGCACCCTTGATGTTCTCAAGGAAATAGGAGAGGAAACGGCCCTTGAAGAACTGCATCTGCCATCGTCTGACTTGCACCTGCAATTGGCTCAACTCCTTCAGAGCGAGACAGGAGCTGACGTCACATTTCTCGTGTCCGGCGAATCTTTTTCTGCGCACAAGCTCATTGTCGCCGCAAGGTCCCCTGTCTTTATGGCCGAGTTTTTTGGAGACATGAAGGAGAAGTGCTCGCAATGTGTGGAGATCAAGGACATGGATGCTGAGGTGTTCAAGGCCCTGCTTCAGTTCATCTACACAGACACCATGCCAGAACTCAGACAGCGGGAGTGGGATGCGGAGGACGAGGCAGAGTATGAACAGCAGGAGGAGGCAGATGCAAAGGCGGCGACTGTGATGGCTCAGCATCTGCTTGCTGCTGCTGACAGGTATGGACTGGATAGGCTCAAGCACATATGTGCCGGTAAGCTCTCTAGTAGCATCAACGTGGACACGGCGGCAACAACTTTGGCTTTAGCCGAGCAGCACAATTGCCCAGAGCTCAAGACAAGATGTGTTCAGTTCATTATCAGAACTCCTGCCACTCTTGATGCTGTGTTGGCGACGGAGGGGTATAAGCACCTCGAGGCAAGCTGCCCTCTGGTGGTGATCGACCTTCTCAAGGCTGCGCATGGGAGAAAAATTTGA